The Solibacillus sp. FSL R7-0668 genome includes the window GCTCGGCTCACTAACACCAAACATATTTACACGATTATTCAGCGCTGCTGCCGTATCTGCAAGCACCTTTTGTGTAACTTCTTGTCCATCTACCAATGATTCGACTTCATAAAGAACCTCGAATCCACCCTGAAGGTCTAAGCCGAGTCTTACATCGTTTAGCACCTTCTCTACCGTTGTGCCCATTCCTGTAAATAGCAATGCTACAACAAGAACAAACGTAATAATACGGTTTGCTAATTTCATTTAAAAATCCTCCTCAATGTCGTACAAAAAAGTACGAGCAAAAACATCAAGCTACATACCACAAACTATGTAATCATGGCGATTTATTTACTTTTTGCTTTTCAAATATAATATATCTCCGCGTTGAAAAGCGCAACACTCTCATTATGAAACAGCTTGTGGAAACTGTCAAATTATTACTAGATATTACGATTTACTTTTTTACGAAAATCTATTTTTTCGGATCGAATAATTCGTCTAGCTCGTCCTTCGATAACATTTGCTGTACATCACTATGCTTCAATCCCTTTATTTGGATATAATTCAACAATTCTGAAGCACCTACTCCTAAAATACCTGAAGCAAGCTCATGAAGCCTTAATTTTTGAACGTCCTGCTTACGCCAGATTTTATCAATGCAATAGCACCATACATCTTGCTCTGTAATAGAATTATAGCCAAAGTAATGAATTTCCTCGACTTTG containing:
- a CDS encoding post-transcriptional regulator, coding for MQIPYSQLYEQVQEILKNKVEEIHYFGYNSITEQDVWCYCIDKIWRKQDVQKLRLHELASGILGVGASELLNYIQIKGLKHSDVQQMLSKDELDELFDPKK